From a single Ovis aries strain OAR_USU_Benz2616 breed Rambouillet chromosome Y, ARS-UI_Ramb_v3.0, whole genome shotgun sequence genomic region:
- the LOC132658979 gene encoding heat shock transcription factor, Y-linked-like, producing the protein MAHIPSEIQDMLPKDESTGSETIRSPLCDYTLTEDSVLRSMIEEDAFQALFEEVVIKMPRYKFSVSETDELNDFLSLNFPQKLWKLVESDQFKSIWWDESGTSIVINEEVFKKEVLERQAPFRIFETDSMKSLVRQLNLYGFKKKQHTFQRSASLADFLEEKSNISVLSKLQIYHNPNFKRAYPQLLLRMKRRIGIKNSSPIASLVQDYKKKNVKARGNVDNCNSSSFPETSGESSFSASTSLSVPFILKPYTRQTIANTSALSPCDFPSPSTSVRQTEKSVIDQPAVLNQMSSFNRLSHNSYTQANGRMENFATTTTSASQNHIVSPLQSSYFGLMVHPSKFPVSYSYMTAHDSPFPNLQQRGNSWSPVPSIRDTSSSSLSRSTHQKSSLYENHPN; encoded by the exons atggcacatattccttcagaaattcaagatatGCTTCCTAAAGATGAATCAACTGGTTCAGAAACCATTAGATCTCCTTTGTGTGATTACACACTTACTgaggactcagttttgagatctatgattgaagaagaTGCTTTTCAGGCTTTGTTTGAGGAAGTTGTGATAAAAATGCCACGTTACAaattttctgtctctgaaacagatgaactgaatgattttctttcactaaATTTTCCTCAAAAACTTTGGAAGCTAGTTGAAAGTGATCAGTTTAaatctatttggtgggatgagagtGGCACTTCTatagtgatcaatgaagaagtCTTcaagaaagaagtcttggaaagacaGGCCCCTTTCAGAATATTTGAAACTGATAGTATGAAAAGTTTAGTTCGACAGCTTAACCTTTatgggtttaaaaaaaagcaacacaCTTTTCAAAGATCTGCTTCACTAGCTgactttctggaagaaaaaagcaatatCTCTGTTTTGAGCAAG TTACAGATCTATCATAACCCAAATTTCAAAAGAGCCTATCCCCAACTTTTattaagaatgaaaagaagaattGGGATTAAAAATTCCTCTCCAATAGCTTCATTAGTTCAAGATTACAAGAAGAAGAATGTTAAAGCAAGGGGCAACGTAGATAATTGTAACTCTAGTTCTTTTCCTGAAACTAGTGGGGAGAGTTCATTTTCAGCCTCCACAAGTTTAAGCGTGCCTTTCATACTAAAGCCTTATACCAGGCAGACCATCGCTAATACAAGTGCCCTATCTCCATGTGATTTTCCTTCCCCATCAACATCAGTTAGACAAACAGAAAAGAGTGTGATAGATCAACCTGCTGTTTTAAATCAGATGAGCAGTTTTAATCGGCTCTCACATAATAGCTACACTCAAGCAAATGGCCGCATGGAGAACTTTGCTACTACAACGACTTCTGCTTCTCAGAACCACATTGTATCTCCCTTACAGAGCAGCTATTTTGGACTGATGGTGCATCCTTCTAAATTTCCAGTTAGTTACAGCTATATGACAGCCCATGACAGTCCTTTTCCAAACCTGCAACAAAGAGGGAACTCATGGTCCCCAGTGCCAAGTATCCGTGATAcatcttcctcctctctttcaaGGTCAACTCATCAAAAATCTTCATTATATGAAAACCATCCTAATTAA